The Gammaproteobacteria bacterium genome includes a window with the following:
- a CDS encoding aminodeoxychorismate/anthranilate synthase component II, with protein MILLIDNYDSFTQNLYQALASFEKVSVFRNDKITLEEITLMQPTGIVLSPGPGRPEDAGICVALIQRFSGQIPILGVCLGHQALAIALGGQVIGAEEIVHGKAAAVFHYRQHLYQQMPLPFMAARYHSLVVSRENLPAELLVEAETADGLIMGMRHAYHPTFGVQFHPESVLTPEGNVLLQEFVKLTT; from the coding sequence ATGATTTTATTAATAGATAATTACGATAGCTTTACGCAAAATTTGTATCAAGCGCTGGCATCTTTTGAAAAAGTTTCAGTGTTTCGCAATGATAAGATTACGCTTGAAGAAATTACTTTGATGCAGCCGACAGGCATTGTGCTGTCACCTGGACCTGGTCGCCCAGAAGATGCCGGTATTTGTGTGGCATTGATTCAGAGATTCAGCGGCCAGATACCTATTTTAGGTGTTTGCTTGGGGCATCAGGCCTTGGCCATTGCTTTGGGTGGTCAAGTAATTGGTGCTGAGGAAATCGTGCATGGCAAAGCGGCGGCGGTGTTTCATTATCGTCAGCATCTTTATCAACAAATGCCGTTGCCGTTTATGGCGGCACGTTATCATTCCTTAGTCGTGTCACGTGAGAATCTGCCAGCAGAATTACTGGTAGAAGCAGAAACTGCAGACGGGTTGATTATGGGAATGCGTCATGCTTATCACCCAACTTTCGGAGTGCAGTTCCATCCTGAATCGGTTTTAACGCCAGAGGGGAATGTGTTGCTGCAGGAATTTGTGAAGTTGACGACGTAG
- the aroD gene encoding type I 3-dehydroquinate dehydratase — MRVASIIAEDLSSAQKQIKIAAPVADIIELRLDYWQTLNLQEVAQLRHEVTVPIIFTLRKPSQGGHFKGSEEERLSLINQLATLSPEYLDLEFDVDLDWALTLHAQYPSIQLIRSYHDFKETPEDLEPLFERVYHPAFSLYKMAVYANNICDTLRFLIFLRTKAQKHRVIGMAMGEYGQVSRILAPVVGSEFSYGSIDTENTAAPGQLTLEELTTIYRVQTLNRDTAIYALLGDPVVHSRGHIFHNAAFPRLEQNAVYVKLRVDAAVLHQAMQLLRQLPFAGFSITMPHKETIVPFVDRLADDAKAIGIINTIKRQGNLYYAFNTDSRAGAVLLHAKLGRLHGQNILILGAGGSAKAIAFALLSEGAQVTLCNRTLQRAQDFNREHGGDCLSFAALFTLTEFPFTAVINTLPGAAYAEQCENWVIPKPQNSQLHVAMDIVYSFSKDLNQASITPFLEMADHAGWECISGDKFFNEQALQQLQIWFV, encoded by the coding sequence ATGCGAGTCGCCAGTATCATCGCTGAAGATTTATCCTCAGCACAAAAGCAAATCAAAATAGCCGCACCCGTTGCCGATATCATTGAGCTACGCCTTGATTATTGGCAGACCCTCAACTTGCAGGAAGTGGCACAACTGCGCCATGAAGTCACTGTGCCAATCATTTTCACCTTGCGTAAACCCTCCCAGGGTGGTCATTTCAAGGGCAGCGAAGAAGAACGGTTATCTCTCATCAACCAATTAGCCACACTGTCACCAGAATATTTAGATTTAGAATTCGATGTCGATCTCGATTGGGCTTTGACCTTACATGCTCAATATCCCAGCATCCAATTAATACGCTCTTATCATGATTTTAAAGAAACGCCAGAGGATTTAGAGCCCTTGTTCGAGCGGGTTTATCACCCAGCATTTTCGTTATATAAAATGGCGGTGTACGCCAATAACATCTGCGACACCCTACGTTTTTTGATCTTTTTGCGCACCAAAGCCCAAAAACACCGTGTTATCGGCATGGCCATGGGAGAATATGGCCAGGTTAGCCGCATATTGGCGCCTGTCGTTGGTAGTGAGTTTAGTTATGGTAGTATTGATACCGAAAACACGGCTGCTCCCGGGCAATTAACTTTGGAAGAGTTAACCACAATTTACCGCGTGCAAACACTGAATCGCGATACAGCTATTTATGCTTTATTGGGTGATCCGGTAGTGCACAGCCGCGGTCATATATTTCATAATGCAGCGTTTCCACGCTTAGAACAAAATGCAGTGTATGTCAAATTAAGAGTCGATGCGGCTGTGCTGCATCAGGCTATGCAGTTATTACGACAATTGCCATTTGCAGGTTTCAGCATCACCATGCCGCATAAAGAAACCATTGTGCCTTTTGTCGATAGGCTAGCAGATGATGCTAAAGCAATTGGCATCATCAATACCATTAAAAGACAAGGAAATTTATATTACGCTTTTAATACCGATAGCCGAGCGGGTGCAGTGCTTTTGCACGCTAAACTAGGTCGCTTGCATGGTCAAAATATATTAATCCTCGGTGCTGGTGGTTCAGCCAAAGCCATAGCCTTTGCTTTGTTGTCTGAAGGGGCGCAGGTGACCTTATGTAATCGCACATTACAGCGTGCTCAGGATTTCAATCGTGAGCATGGGGGAGATTGCCTATCTTTTGCCGCCTTATTTACCTTAACTGAGTTTCCTTTCACCGCCGTCATCAATACCTTGCCCGGCGCTGCTTATGCAGAGCAATGTGAGAACTGGGTCATCCCCAAACCTCAAAATTCCCAACTCCATGTAGCTATGGATATTGTCTACAGTTTCTCCAAGGATTTGAACCAGGCCTCGATTACGCCATTTTTAGAAATGGCGGATCATGCTGGATGGGAATGTATTTCTGGAGATAAATTTTTTAATGAGCAAGCGCTGCAGCAGTTGCAGATTTGGTTTGTCTGA
- the aroF gene encoding 3-deoxy-7-phosphoheptulonate synthase: protein MLLLLKPDITPVEIEHLTRRLAWMGLQAVPSHDEGRYALAVVHGENNQVRAEQFKSLPGIEAVLPFAQKYKLVSSTAKKQRTLIRIGDKIIGAENQVTVMAGPCSIESFEQIETTAAEVARAGGAVLRGGAFKPRTSPYEFQGLGEQGLQYMQAAARKHNLLTITEVMSLEQIDLVASYIDILQIGARNMQNFNLLKAVAKAGKPVLLKRGQAATYNEFLLAAEYILSAGNAQVMLCERGIRTFENYTRNTLDIAAVPVLQALSHLPVIIDPSHGVGIRQFVPALARAAVAAGADGVIIEIHPDPDKALSDGPQSLTLPQFTEMMQTLRKVAQAVDKQIVK, encoded by the coding sequence ATGTTACTACTACTCAAACCCGACATCACCCCCGTAGAAATCGAACACCTGACACGCAGGCTCGCCTGGATGGGTTTGCAGGCTGTACCCTCTCATGATGAAGGACGCTATGCGCTCGCAGTGGTCCATGGTGAGAATAACCAGGTACGCGCGGAACAATTCAAAAGTTTACCAGGCATAGAAGCTGTTTTGCCATTTGCGCAAAAATACAAACTGGTGAGCAGCACGGCAAAAAAACAGCGCACATTGATTCGTATTGGCGATAAAATCATTGGCGCCGAAAATCAAGTAACCGTTATGGCGGGTCCTTGTTCCATAGAGTCTTTCGAACAAATCGAAACCACAGCGGCTGAAGTTGCGCGTGCAGGTGGCGCCGTGTTGCGTGGTGGTGCATTTAAACCTCGCACGTCACCTTATGAATTTCAAGGTTTAGGTGAACAAGGATTGCAATATATGCAAGCCGCAGCGCGAAAACATAACTTATTAACCATTACCGAAGTCATGAGTCTAGAACAAATTGACTTGGTCGCATCCTACATTGATATCCTGCAGATTGGTGCTCGCAATATGCAGAATTTTAACTTACTCAAAGCCGTTGCAAAAGCCGGTAAGCCAGTCTTGTTAAAACGCGGTCAGGCAGCCACTTATAATGAATTTTTGCTGGCGGCAGAATATATTTTAAGCGCCGGCAATGCGCAAGTGATGTTATGCGAGCGGGGAATTCGCACCTTTGAAAATTATACTCGCAATACGCTAGATATAGCCGCTGTTCCGGTATTACAGGCGCTCAGTCATTTGCCGGTGATTATTGATCCTAGTCATGGTGTGGGTATACGCCAGTTTGTGCCAGCATTAGCGCGAGCTGCTGTTGCAGCAGGTGCTGATGGCGTTATTATAGAAATTCATCCTGACCCGGATAAAGCCCTCTCTGATGGTCCGCAATCGCTGACTTTGCCGCAGTTTACTGAGATGATGCAGACATTGCGTAAGGTGGCGCAGGCAGTGGATAAGCAGATTGTGAAGTAA
- the rnr gene encoding ribonuclease R — MYKNYLKTDPYAAREAEKYSDPLPSREYILQCLDQLGEPLYAEKIIEQFGLTDEAKQEAFRFRLKAMERDGQLIRNRRGKYAIVAQMDLIRGRVTGHKDGFGFLIPDDGSPDLFLTPYQMRSLFPGDVVLARSAEHGTRGKREGVVVEILERNTQQLVGRYYKERNIAFVQPDHKDITQDIVIPPGEQGKAKHGQYVVIEIIQQPTPRRQAAGRVIEILGEHLSAGMEIEVAIRANGLPLQWPPEVKQELSAWDVEIPKDSLAGRKDLRDLALVTIDGADAKDFDDAVYCEAKPRGGWRLVVAIADVSHYVRLHSALDKEAVKRGNSVYFPGRVIPMLPEVLSNELCSLKPQVDRLCMVCDMSIDKDGKLIRYKHYDAVMRSRARLTYDEVSSMLEGKKKSQPALLPYLQSLDSLYKKLHSLRAERGALDFDTTETRIIFGKHKKIKEIVPVVRTEAHKIIEECMLIANVATARFLEKHKIPTLYRIHPGPNPDKLPTLQEFLKSVGLRLSGSNKPTPLDYCKVLEKITGRPDAHLIQTVLLRSLMQAVYSPINSGHFGLAYEVYTHFTSPIRRYPDLLVHRAIRFILQNKGKKKAFPYDQAMMMQLGEHCSHTERRADEATRDAVDWLKCHYMQDKLGKEYDGIISGVTGFGVFVELSGIYVEGLLHITSLKDDYYHFDPAKHALKGKRTGTTYRLGDRIRVLVARVNLDDKQIDFELG; from the coding sequence GTGTATAAAAACTACCTAAAAACTGACCCCTACGCCGCACGGGAAGCGGAAAAATATTCAGATCCACTGCCCAGCCGCGAATATATCCTCCAATGCCTAGACCAATTGGGCGAACCGCTTTATGCTGAAAAAATCATTGAGCAATTTGGCCTAACTGACGAAGCTAAACAAGAAGCATTCCGATTTCGCTTAAAGGCAATGGAACGCGACGGACAGCTGATCCGCAATCGTCGTGGCAAATATGCCATCGTCGCACAAATGGACTTGATCCGCGGGCGGGTCACCGGACACAAAGACGGCTTTGGTTTTTTAATCCCGGATGATGGCAGTCCCGATTTGTTTTTAACTCCCTATCAAATGCGTTCACTGTTTCCCGGCGATGTCGTCCTTGCCCGCAGCGCCGAACACGGCACGCGCGGCAAACGCGAAGGCGTCGTGGTGGAAATACTGGAGCGCAACACCCAACAATTGGTCGGACGTTATTACAAAGAAAGAAATATCGCTTTTGTACAACCTGACCATAAAGATATCACCCAAGATATTGTGATCCCACCAGGCGAACAGGGTAAAGCCAAACACGGTCAATATGTGGTCATTGAAATCATTCAACAACCAACCCCACGCCGCCAGGCTGCCGGTCGTGTGATAGAAATTCTCGGCGAGCATTTATCCGCGGGAATGGAAATAGAAGTCGCCATACGTGCCAACGGCCTGCCGCTGCAATGGCCACCTGAGGTCAAGCAAGAATTATCTGCCTGGGATGTTGAAATCCCTAAAGACAGCCTAGCTGGCAGAAAAGACCTGCGTGATTTAGCATTGGTCACCATAGACGGCGCCGATGCTAAAGATTTTGACGATGCAGTTTACTGCGAAGCCAAACCCCGCGGCGGCTGGCGACTCGTAGTAGCCATCGCCGATGTCAGCCATTATGTGCGACTGCATAGTGCACTAGATAAAGAAGCGGTTAAGCGTGGCAATTCGGTGTATTTCCCCGGCCGGGTTATCCCGATGTTGCCTGAAGTGTTATCGAATGAATTGTGCTCATTAAAACCCCAAGTCGATCGCTTATGCATGGTCTGTGATATGAGCATTGATAAAGACGGCAAGCTCATCCGTTATAAACACTATGATGCCGTCATGCGTTCACGAGCGCGTTTAACTTATGATGAAGTGAGTAGCATGCTGGAAGGTAAAAAGAAATCCCAGCCCGCTCTATTACCTTATTTACAATCCCTAGACAGCTTGTATAAAAAGTTGCATAGCCTGCGTGCAGAACGCGGCGCTCTGGATTTTGATACCACCGAAACGCGCATTATTTTCGGCAAGCATAAAAAGATCAAAGAAATTGTGCCCGTTGTGCGCACTGAAGCCCATAAAATTATTGAAGAATGTATGTTGATCGCCAATGTCGCCACGGCGCGCTTTTTAGAAAAGCATAAAATTCCTACGCTATACCGTATTCATCCAGGTCCCAATCCCGATAAGCTACCAACCCTGCAGGAATTTTTAAAAAGCGTAGGCTTACGCCTATCTGGCAGCAATAAACCCACGCCACTGGATTATTGCAAAGTACTGGAAAAGATTACCGGTCGACCTGATGCTCACCTGATCCAAACCGTGCTGCTGCGCTCCTTGATGCAAGCGGTGTATTCCCCCATCAATTCCGGCCATTTTGGCTTGGCTTATGAAGTCTATACGCATTTCACTTCGCCGATACGGCGCTACCCCGATCTTTTGGTACACCGCGCTATTCGTTTTATTCTGCAAAATAAGGGCAAGAAAAAAGCCTTTCCTTACGATCAAGCCATGATGATGCAATTAGGAGAACACTGCTCCCACACCGAACGCCGCGCTGATGAAGCGACCCGCGATGCGGTTGACTGGCTCAAATGTCATTACATGCAGGATAAGTTGGGTAAAGAATATGATGGTATTATCAGCGGTGTGACCGGTTTTGGGGTGTTTGTGGAATTAAGCGGTATTTACGTGGAAGGGCTGCTGCATATTACGTCCCTGAAAGATGATTATTATCACTTCGATCCAGCCAAGCATGCTTTGAAAGGCAAACGCACTGGCACTACTTATCGCCTGGGTGACCGTATTCGAGTGCTAGTGGCGCGAGTTAATCTGGACGATAAACAGATTGATTTTGAGTTGGGGTAA